A genomic window from Glycine max cultivar Williams 82 chromosome 17, Glycine_max_v4.0, whole genome shotgun sequence includes:
- the LOC106796786 gene encoding precursor of CEP9, with the protein MAIFQYATRKCLVIFLLLVAFNGSLLTHGRQIKPLNQQHSSLNNDTVVKHSVNNVPTHPSSGKKKVVDSSSVVPKYGVESFGDSMSSDTNAFRPTTPGNSPGVGHRKFAPEDKDVEAMVASVQSPDHVKVYVTEGTQNQDGFKPTNPGHSPGVGHAQQNKIGQ; encoded by the coding sequence ATGGCTATATTTCAATATGCCACACGAAAATGTCTAGTAATTTTTCTATTACTAGTTGCCTTCAATGGTTCCCTTTTAACTCATGGCAGGCAAATAAAACCATTGAACCAACAACATTCCTCGCTTAACAACGACACTGTAGTTAAACACAGTGTTAATAATGTTCCTACTCATCCATCATCTGGGAAGAAGAAAGTTGTTGACTCATCATCCGTGGTACCAAAATATGGTGTTGAAAGTTTTGGAGATTCGATGAGTTCGGACACAAATGCTTTCAGACCCACAACGCCAGGGAACAGTCCTGGTGTTGGTCACAGAAAATTTGCACCAGAAGATAAAGATGTGGAAGCAATGGTTGCATCAGTTCAAAGTCCTGATCATGTTAAGGTTTATGTGACTGAGGGGACCCAAAATCAAGATGGTTTCAAACCTACAAACCCAGGTCACAGTCCCGGTGTTGGTCATGCTCAGCAAAACAAAATTGGACAGTAA